A single region of the Zootoca vivipara chromosome 2, rZooViv1.1, whole genome shotgun sequence genome encodes:
- the MST1 gene encoding hepatocyte growth factor-like protein isoform X1, whose protein sequence is MQAVGALLLLLGCTFSTGQRSPLNDFQKLKATKLIYLSHQRAEQPKALEECARGCVLWLDCRAFHYSLHSNRCQLLNFTQNTPHTQLQRNVHYDLYQKKGYIRRCIMGNGTSYRGNQSVTEKGKTCQHWGKKTPHDHRFSPSRYNGLEENYCRNPDDDKHGPWCYTTDPATRHQSCGIKKCENAACLSCNGEDYRGFVDHTESGRECQRWDLQHPHRHPYQPNKYPDKDLEDNYCRNPDSSERPWCYTTDPTKERDYCHIRKCIEKRRHLQSTTSCFRMKGEDYRGKVNTTATGIRCQRWDSQIPHRHHFLPEKYECKGLKENYCRNPDGSEAPWCFTSLPNMRTAFCLQIKRCAEDVQTEDCYHGNGVEYRGTVSNTRKGITCQKWKEQSPHKPQVFPVMFPSVHLEENYCRNPDNDSHGPWCYTMDHKTQFDYCAIKPCAGDKKPPNLLNPDNVVFDQCGRRDERVQLRARIVGGQPGNSPWTVSIRNRELVHFCGGSLVNEQWVISTRQCFSSCEADLSGYEVWLGTLFRNPGPNDPDKQAIPISKIVCGPSESLLVMLKLERPAILNQRVALICLPPERYIVPANTICEIAGWGDTRGTGNENVLNVAKLPIMSNQDCNVALRGRVKESELCTAPLNVPVGACERDFGGPLACLTHDCWVLEGVITPNRVCAHKEKPATFIRVSLYVDWINKVMKLS, encoded by the exons GCCAGCGTTCTCCTCTGAATGACTTCCAGAAACTAAAAGCGACTAAGCTAATCTATTTGTCCCACCAGAGGGCAGAGCAGCCCAAGGCCTTAGAAGAGTGTGCACGGGGTTGTGTCTTGTGGCTTGACTGCAG AGCCTTCCACTACAGCTTGCACAGCAATCGATGCCAGCTGCTGAATTTCACCCAGAATACACCCCACACTCAGTTGCAGAGGAATGTCCACTATGACCTCTACCAGAAAAAAG GTTACATAAGGCGCTGCATCATGGGAAATGGGACAAGCTACAGAGGGAACCAATCGGTGACTGAGAAGGGGAAAACCTGTCAACATTGGGGCAAAAAGACTCCGCACGACCACAG GTTTTCCCCATCACGATATAATGGGTTAGAAGAAAATTATTGCCGAAATCCTGATGATGATAAACATGGCCCTTGGTGCTACACAACTGACCCTGCAACCCGGCACCAAAGCTGTGGCATCAAGAAATGTGAAAATG CTGCATGTCTGTCATGTAACGGGGAGGACTATCGTGGCTTCGTGGATCATACTGAGTCTGGCAGAGAGTGCCAACGCTGGGACCTGCAACACCCCCACAGGCACCCATACCAGCCAAACAA ATACCCCGATAAAGACCTAGAGGACAATTACTGCCGTAATCCAGACAGTTCTGAGCGTCCTTGGTGTTACACAACAGATCCAACTAAGGAGCGAGATTATTGCCACATTCGGAAATGCA TAGAGAAGCGCCGACACCTCCAGTCTACAACCAGCTGCTTCAGAATGAAAGGAGAAGACTATCGAGGCAAAGTGAACACCACTGCAACAGGAATCCGCTGCCAACGCTGGGACTCTCAGATACCTCACCGTCACCATTTCCTGCCTGAGAAATATGAGTGCAA GGGCCTTAAGGAGAATTATTGCCGGAATCCGGATGGCTCAGAGGCTCCCTGGTGTTTCACTAGCCTCCCCAACATGAGGACAGCCTTTTGCTTGCAGATCAAACGCTGTGCTGAGGATGTGCAGACAGAAG ACTGTTACCATGGAAATGGAGTCGAATATCGAGGCACCGTTAGTAACACCCGGAAGGGAATCACTTGCCAGAAGTGGAAAGAGCAGTCACCTCACAAACCACA GGTCTTCCCTGTCATGTTCCCCAGTGTGCATCTTGAAGAAAATTATTGCCGCAACCCTGACAATGACAGCCATGGCCCCTGGTGCTACACCATGGATCACAAAACTCAGTTTGATTACTGTGCTATTAAGCCATGTG CCGGTGACAAAAAGCCGCCCAACTTGCTGAACCCGG ATAACGTGGTCTTTGACCAATGTGGCAGGAGGGACGAACGAGTGCAGCTTCGGGCTCGTATTGTGGGCGGGCAACCTGGGAATTCACCTTGGACGGTCAGCATCCGCAATCG GGAATTAGTCCACTTCTGTGGAGGATCGTTGGTGAATGAGCAGTGGGTCATTAGCACACGCCAGTGCTTCTCTTCCTG TGAAGCTGACTTGTCTGGTTATGAAGTCTGGCTTGGGACACTCTTTAGGAACCCTGGTCCCAATGATCCTGACAAACAGGCCATTCCCATCTCCAAGATTGTGTGTGGCCCCTCCGAGTCTCTTCTGGTGATGCTGAAACTGGAGAG gcCAGCAATTCTGAACCAGCGTGTGGCACTGATCTGTCTCCCCCCTGAGCGTTACATTGTGCCTGCGAACACCATATGTGAGATTGCAGGATGGGGAGACACCAGAG GCACTGGTAATGAAAATGTCCTCAATGTGGCCAAGCTGCCAATCATGAGCAACCAAGACTGCAATGTGGCTCTTCGAGGCCGTGTGAAGGAGAGTGAATTGTGCACAGCGCCCTTGAATGTACCTGTGGGGGCCTGTGAG CGTGACTTTGGAGGCCCCTTGGCTTGCTTGACTCATGACTGCTGGGTGTTGGAAGGTGTGATCACCCCCAACCGCGTGTGCGCTCACAAAGAGAAGCCTGCCACCTTCATCCGTGTCTCCCTTTATGTTGACTGGATCAACAAAGTAATGAAGTTGAGCTGA
- the MST1 gene encoding hepatocyte growth factor-like protein isoform X2, which translates to MQAVGALLLLLGCTFSTGQRSPLNDFQKLKATKLIYLSHQRAEQPKALEECARGCVLWLDCRAFHYSLHSNRCQLLNFTQNTPHTQLQRNVHYDLYQKKGYIRRCIMGNGTSYRGNQSVTEKGKTCQHWGKKTPHDHRFSPSRYNGLEENYCRNPDDDKHGPWCYTTDPATRHQSCGIKKCENAACLSCNGEDYRGFVDHTESGRECQRWDLQHPHRHPYQPNKYPDKDLEDNYCRNPDSSERPWCYTTDPTKERDYCHIRKCKKRRHLQSTTSCFRMKGEDYRGKVNTTATGIRCQRWDSQIPHRHHFLPEKYECKGLKENYCRNPDGSEAPWCFTSLPNMRTAFCLQIKRCAEDVQTEDCYHGNGVEYRGTVSNTRKGITCQKWKEQSPHKPQVFPVMFPSVHLEENYCRNPDNDSHGPWCYTMDHKTQFDYCAIKPCAGDKKPPNLLNPDNVVFDQCGRRDERVQLRARIVGGQPGNSPWTVSIRNRELVHFCGGSLVNEQWVISTRQCFSSCEADLSGYEVWLGTLFRNPGPNDPDKQAIPISKIVCGPSESLLVMLKLERPAILNQRVALICLPPERYIVPANTICEIAGWGDTRGTGNENVLNVAKLPIMSNQDCNVALRGRVKESELCTAPLNVPVGACERDFGGPLACLTHDCWVLEGVITPNRVCAHKEKPATFIRVSLYVDWINKVMKLS; encoded by the exons GCCAGCGTTCTCCTCTGAATGACTTCCAGAAACTAAAAGCGACTAAGCTAATCTATTTGTCCCACCAGAGGGCAGAGCAGCCCAAGGCCTTAGAAGAGTGTGCACGGGGTTGTGTCTTGTGGCTTGACTGCAG AGCCTTCCACTACAGCTTGCACAGCAATCGATGCCAGCTGCTGAATTTCACCCAGAATACACCCCACACTCAGTTGCAGAGGAATGTCCACTATGACCTCTACCAGAAAAAAG GTTACATAAGGCGCTGCATCATGGGAAATGGGACAAGCTACAGAGGGAACCAATCGGTGACTGAGAAGGGGAAAACCTGTCAACATTGGGGCAAAAAGACTCCGCACGACCACAG GTTTTCCCCATCACGATATAATGGGTTAGAAGAAAATTATTGCCGAAATCCTGATGATGATAAACATGGCCCTTGGTGCTACACAACTGACCCTGCAACCCGGCACCAAAGCTGTGGCATCAAGAAATGTGAAAATG CTGCATGTCTGTCATGTAACGGGGAGGACTATCGTGGCTTCGTGGATCATACTGAGTCTGGCAGAGAGTGCCAACGCTGGGACCTGCAACACCCCCACAGGCACCCATACCAGCCAAACAA ATACCCCGATAAAGACCTAGAGGACAATTACTGCCGTAATCCAGACAGTTCTGAGCGTCCTTGGTGTTACACAACAGATCCAACTAAGGAGCGAGATTATTGCCACATTCGGAAATGCA AGAAGCGCCGACACCTCCAGTCTACAACCAGCTGCTTCAGAATGAAAGGAGAAGACTATCGAGGCAAAGTGAACACCACTGCAACAGGAATCCGCTGCCAACGCTGGGACTCTCAGATACCTCACCGTCACCATTTCCTGCCTGAGAAATATGAGTGCAA GGGCCTTAAGGAGAATTATTGCCGGAATCCGGATGGCTCAGAGGCTCCCTGGTGTTTCACTAGCCTCCCCAACATGAGGACAGCCTTTTGCTTGCAGATCAAACGCTGTGCTGAGGATGTGCAGACAGAAG ACTGTTACCATGGAAATGGAGTCGAATATCGAGGCACCGTTAGTAACACCCGGAAGGGAATCACTTGCCAGAAGTGGAAAGAGCAGTCACCTCACAAACCACA GGTCTTCCCTGTCATGTTCCCCAGTGTGCATCTTGAAGAAAATTATTGCCGCAACCCTGACAATGACAGCCATGGCCCCTGGTGCTACACCATGGATCACAAAACTCAGTTTGATTACTGTGCTATTAAGCCATGTG CCGGTGACAAAAAGCCGCCCAACTTGCTGAACCCGG ATAACGTGGTCTTTGACCAATGTGGCAGGAGGGACGAACGAGTGCAGCTTCGGGCTCGTATTGTGGGCGGGCAACCTGGGAATTCACCTTGGACGGTCAGCATCCGCAATCG GGAATTAGTCCACTTCTGTGGAGGATCGTTGGTGAATGAGCAGTGGGTCATTAGCACACGCCAGTGCTTCTCTTCCTG TGAAGCTGACTTGTCTGGTTATGAAGTCTGGCTTGGGACACTCTTTAGGAACCCTGGTCCCAATGATCCTGACAAACAGGCCATTCCCATCTCCAAGATTGTGTGTGGCCCCTCCGAGTCTCTTCTGGTGATGCTGAAACTGGAGAG gcCAGCAATTCTGAACCAGCGTGTGGCACTGATCTGTCTCCCCCCTGAGCGTTACATTGTGCCTGCGAACACCATATGTGAGATTGCAGGATGGGGAGACACCAGAG GCACTGGTAATGAAAATGTCCTCAATGTGGCCAAGCTGCCAATCATGAGCAACCAAGACTGCAATGTGGCTCTTCGAGGCCGTGTGAAGGAGAGTGAATTGTGCACAGCGCCCTTGAATGTACCTGTGGGGGCCTGTGAG CGTGACTTTGGAGGCCCCTTGGCTTGCTTGACTCATGACTGCTGGGTGTTGGAAGGTGTGATCACCCCCAACCGCGTGTGCGCTCACAAAGAGAAGCCTGCCACCTTCATCCGTGTCTCCCTTTATGTTGACTGGATCAACAAAGTAATGAAGTTGAGCTGA
- the MST1 gene encoding hepatocyte growth factor-like protein isoform X3: MQAVGALLLLLGCTFSTGYIRRCIMGNGTSYRGNQSVTEKGKTCQHWGKKTPHDHRFSPSRYNGLEENYCRNPDDDKHGPWCYTTDPATRHQSCGIKKCENAACLSCNGEDYRGFVDHTESGRECQRWDLQHPHRHPYQPNKYPDKDLEDNYCRNPDSSERPWCYTTDPTKERDYCHIRKCIEKRRHLQSTTSCFRMKGEDYRGKVNTTATGIRCQRWDSQIPHRHHFLPEKYECKGLKENYCRNPDGSEAPWCFTSLPNMRTAFCLQIKRCAEDVQTEDCYHGNGVEYRGTVSNTRKGITCQKWKEQSPHKPQVFPVMFPSVHLEENYCRNPDNDSHGPWCYTMDHKTQFDYCAIKPCAGDKKPPNLLNPDNVVFDQCGRRDERVQLRARIVGGQPGNSPWTVSIRNRELVHFCGGSLVNEQWVISTRQCFSSCEADLSGYEVWLGTLFRNPGPNDPDKQAIPISKIVCGPSESLLVMLKLERPAILNQRVALICLPPERYIVPANTICEIAGWGDTRGTGNENVLNVAKLPIMSNQDCNVALRGRVKESELCTAPLNVPVGACERDFGGPLACLTHDCWVLEGVITPNRVCAHKEKPATFIRVSLYVDWINKVMKLS; this comes from the exons GTTACATAAGGCGCTGCATCATGGGAAATGGGACAAGCTACAGAGGGAACCAATCGGTGACTGAGAAGGGGAAAACCTGTCAACATTGGGGCAAAAAGACTCCGCACGACCACAG GTTTTCCCCATCACGATATAATGGGTTAGAAGAAAATTATTGCCGAAATCCTGATGATGATAAACATGGCCCTTGGTGCTACACAACTGACCCTGCAACCCGGCACCAAAGCTGTGGCATCAAGAAATGTGAAAATG CTGCATGTCTGTCATGTAACGGGGAGGACTATCGTGGCTTCGTGGATCATACTGAGTCTGGCAGAGAGTGCCAACGCTGGGACCTGCAACACCCCCACAGGCACCCATACCAGCCAAACAA ATACCCCGATAAAGACCTAGAGGACAATTACTGCCGTAATCCAGACAGTTCTGAGCGTCCTTGGTGTTACACAACAGATCCAACTAAGGAGCGAGATTATTGCCACATTCGGAAATGCA TAGAGAAGCGCCGACACCTCCAGTCTACAACCAGCTGCTTCAGAATGAAAGGAGAAGACTATCGAGGCAAAGTGAACACCACTGCAACAGGAATCCGCTGCCAACGCTGGGACTCTCAGATACCTCACCGTCACCATTTCCTGCCTGAGAAATATGAGTGCAA GGGCCTTAAGGAGAATTATTGCCGGAATCCGGATGGCTCAGAGGCTCCCTGGTGTTTCACTAGCCTCCCCAACATGAGGACAGCCTTTTGCTTGCAGATCAAACGCTGTGCTGAGGATGTGCAGACAGAAG ACTGTTACCATGGAAATGGAGTCGAATATCGAGGCACCGTTAGTAACACCCGGAAGGGAATCACTTGCCAGAAGTGGAAAGAGCAGTCACCTCACAAACCACA GGTCTTCCCTGTCATGTTCCCCAGTGTGCATCTTGAAGAAAATTATTGCCGCAACCCTGACAATGACAGCCATGGCCCCTGGTGCTACACCATGGATCACAAAACTCAGTTTGATTACTGTGCTATTAAGCCATGTG CCGGTGACAAAAAGCCGCCCAACTTGCTGAACCCGG ATAACGTGGTCTTTGACCAATGTGGCAGGAGGGACGAACGAGTGCAGCTTCGGGCTCGTATTGTGGGCGGGCAACCTGGGAATTCACCTTGGACGGTCAGCATCCGCAATCG GGAATTAGTCCACTTCTGTGGAGGATCGTTGGTGAATGAGCAGTGGGTCATTAGCACACGCCAGTGCTTCTCTTCCTG TGAAGCTGACTTGTCTGGTTATGAAGTCTGGCTTGGGACACTCTTTAGGAACCCTGGTCCCAATGATCCTGACAAACAGGCCATTCCCATCTCCAAGATTGTGTGTGGCCCCTCCGAGTCTCTTCTGGTGATGCTGAAACTGGAGAG gcCAGCAATTCTGAACCAGCGTGTGGCACTGATCTGTCTCCCCCCTGAGCGTTACATTGTGCCTGCGAACACCATATGTGAGATTGCAGGATGGGGAGACACCAGAG GCACTGGTAATGAAAATGTCCTCAATGTGGCCAAGCTGCCAATCATGAGCAACCAAGACTGCAATGTGGCTCTTCGAGGCCGTGTGAAGGAGAGTGAATTGTGCACAGCGCCCTTGAATGTACCTGTGGGGGCCTGTGAG CGTGACTTTGGAGGCCCCTTGGCTTGCTTGACTCATGACTGCTGGGTGTTGGAAGGTGTGATCACCCCCAACCGCGTGTGCGCTCACAAAGAGAAGCCTGCCACCTTCATCCGTGTCTCCCTTTATGTTGACTGGATCAACAAAGTAATGAAGTTGAGCTGA
- the LOC118080581 gene encoding taste receptor type 2 member 1-like → MPSSQIITFLVALIDLALGGLISNGFVVAVIVIEWAKCKTLAAREQLILSMGTSNIFFTFILTAYFIRYGLKPDLSDSDSVIFGVYYFFLTFGLFFRLWVIALLCVFYCVKIVNSTHSLFLWCKLRISRMVPWLLGGSLVITSFDSFITIQNRYISLMGNATVNDANVTQGKSENEFHSSLQVLLLIGNTVCPFLLVFLCSILVVTSLCRHVCRVTGKESKFRSPQTEAHVKAAGTVLFLLILSISFYVAETLFISGQAEKNIFATSVCLTVIISYSPVQAALLVSVNPKLKQAAARMLPRAKPS, encoded by the coding sequence ATGCCTTCTTCTCAGATCATTACCTTTCTGGTGGCTTTAATTGACTTGGCCCTCGGTGGGCTGATCTCCAATGGCTTTGTAGTTGCAGTGATAGTCATTGAATGGGCTAAATGCAAGACCCTCGCAGCTAGGGAACAACTTATTCTATCCATGGGTACGTCCAATATCTTCTTCACATTTATTCTGACTGCTTATTTTATTAGATACGGGTTAAAGCCTGACCTCAGTGACAGTGACAGCGTAATATTTGGTGTGTATTACTTCTTTTTAACCTTTGGCCTATTCTTCCGACTCTGGGTCATTGCCTTGCTCTGTGTCTTCTATTGCGTCAAGATAGTGAACAGCACACACTCCCTCTTCCTTTGGTGCAAGCTGAGGATATCGCGGATGGTGCCCTGGCTTCTTGGGGGCTCTCTCGTCATCACGTCATTTGATTCTTTCATTACAATTCAAAATAGGTATATTTCTCTCATGGGCAACGCAACAGTCAATGATGCAAACGTGACACAAGGAAAGTCAGAGAATGAGTTTCACAGTTCTCTCCAAGTCTTGCTTCTAATTGGTAATACTGTTTGTCCTTTTCTTCTAGTTTTCCTTTGCTCCATCCTGGTTGTAACCTCACTCTGTAGGCATGTCTGCCGGGTGACAGGTAAAGAATCCAAATTTAGGAGCCCTCAAACAGAAGCCCATGTCAAGGCAGCTGGAACAGTGCTCTTCCTCCtgattctttccatttctttttatgtGGCAGAGACCTTGTTTATAAGTGGACAagctgaaaaaaatatatttgctacTTCAGTGTGTTTAACAGTTATAATATCGTATTCCCCTGTGCAGGCTGCCCTCCTGGTGTCGGTGAATCCTAAGCTCAAGCAGGCAGCTGCCAGGATGCTTCCAAGAGCAAAGCCTTCATAA
- the LOC118080579 gene encoding taste receptor type 2 member 8-like: protein MPSLQFIAFLASLAVLAIGGLISNGFIAAVIVTEWAKSRKIDAREQLLLSLGMSNIGFSGVMSPCLINYYFFPGSSSYLTLQISQFIGSFLAFSRFWLTAWLCLFYYLKIVNNNCSLFLWCKLMISRIVPWLLGGSQAISLLVAFFAVQNLYIKPQRSITNMTQDRTELDLATNFKIFYLITGCGCPFLIAFPCSIMVAASLYRHVYKVTGKESNVRSLQTDTHTKAAGTVLLLLILSISFYVAKILFLTGYIIKDTVGISVCVAIILMYSPVQAALLVLVNPKLKQAAARMLPRTKP, encoded by the coding sequence ATGCCTTCTCTTCAGTTTATTGCCTTTCTGGCGTCTCTAGCTGTCCTGGCCATCGGTGGGCTCATCTCCAATGGCTTTATTGCTGCAGTGATAGTCACTGAGTGGGCTAAAAGCAGGAAAATTGATGCTAGAGAACAACTTCTTCTGTCCCTAGGTATGTCCAATATTGGCTTCTCTGGTGTTATGTCTCCATGTTTAATTAATTACTACTTCTTCCCTGGCTCTAGCAGCTACTTAACTTTACAAATAAGCCAGTTCATTGGAAGCTTTCTCGCATTCTCCCGATTCTGGCTTACTGCCTGGCTCTGCCTCTTCTATTATCTCAAGATAGTTAACAACAACTGCTCCCTTTTCCTTTGGTGCAAGCTGATGATATCACGGATAGTACCTTGGCTTCTTGGGGGATCTCAAGCCATTTCCTTGCTTGTTGCCTTCTTTGCAGTGCAGAATTTGTACATTAAACCCCAGAGAAGCATTACAAACATGACGCAAGACAGGACAGAGCTTGATCTTGCTACAAATTTCAAAATCTTCTATTTGATCACTGGTTGTGGCTGCCCGTTCCTGATAGCTTTTCCTTGCTCAATCATGGTTGCAGCCTCACTCTACAGACACGTCTACAAAGTGACTGGGAAAGAATCCAATGTTAGGAGCCTCCAAACAGACACTCACACCAAGGCAGCTGGGACAGTGCTCCTCCTGCTgatcctttccatttctttttacgTGGCAAAGATCTTATTTTTAACTGGCTATATTATCAAAGATACAGTTGGCATTTCAGTGTGTGTAGCAATAATTCTAATGTACTCTCCTGTGCAGGCTGCCCTCCTGGTGTTGGTGAATCCCAAGCTCAAGCAGGCAGCTGCCAGGATGCTTCCAAGAACAAAACCTTAA
- the LOC118080576 gene encoding taste receptor type 2 member 40-like encodes MLSSKIIAFLVAAIDWVLGGLISNGFIVAVMVTEWAQCKSLATCEQLLLSLGTSNIFATACEIAVITNFFITNSSNGLVFQTFYFFATFVSYTRFCFTAWLCVFYCIKIVNSTHTFFLWCKLRISQLLPWLLVGSQVFSFFVSLITIPHISFQLQSNIATNTSNVTQGKKATQPPHSLQAFFLITATGCPLLVVLLCSIVIVASLCTHVCKMTGKGASLRSLQTKAHIRAARTVLSLLILYISFYVAHSIIVLENIERITSVYSVCLAVILMYSPAQGAILLLANPKLKQAAIQMLPKT; translated from the coding sequence ATGCTTTCTTCCAAAATCATTGCGTTTCTGGTGGCCGCAATTGACTGGGTTCTAGGTGGGCTCATCTCCAACGGTTTTATAGTTGCAGTGATGGTCACTGAATGGGCTCAATGCAAGAGTCTTGCAACTTGTGAACAACTACTTCTCTCTCTGGGTACGTCCAATATCTTTGCCACTGCCTGTGAGATTGCAGTCATTACTAATTTCTTCATAACCAACTCAAGCAACGGCTTAGTGTTTCAAACATTCTACTTCTTTGCAACCTTTGTCTCATACACACGGTTTTGTTTCACTGCCTGGCTCTGCGTGTTCTATTGCATCAAGATAGTGAACAGCACCCACACCTTCTTCCTTTGGTGCAAGCTGAGGATATCGCAGCTGCTGCCCTGGCTTCTTGTGGGATCCCAAGTCTTTTCGTTTTTTGTTTCCTTGATTACAATCCCACATATTTCTTTTCAGCTCCAAAGCAACATAGCAACCAACACTTCAAATGTGACTCAAGGGAAGAAAGCAACCCAACCTCCCCATTCTCTGCAagccttttttttaattactgctACTGGCTGTCCCCTTCTTGTGGTTTTATTGTGCTCCATTGTGATTGTAGCCTCACTCTGCACACATGTCTGCAAGATGACAGGTAAAGGAGCCAGTCTTCGAAGCCTCCAAACAAAAGCTCATATCAGGGCAGCCAGGACAGTGCTCTCCCTCCTGATCCTTTACATTTCTTTTTACGTGGCACATTCCATAATTGTACTTGAAAATATTGAAAGAATCACCTCTGTTTATTCAGTGTGTCTAGCAGTGATCCTAATGTACTCCCCAGCACAGGGTGCCATCCTGCTGTTGGCTAATCCCAAGCTCAAGCAGGCAGCTATACAGATGCTTCCAAAAACATAG